A genome region from Natranaeroarchaeum sulfidigenes includes the following:
- a CDS encoding precorrin-8X methylmutase: MTTDRNGRRIATDGGEEFEEYADLGATTADAMAIAETSMDRVHELVPQERPNDRLRAKSVHATGDSEFQYLMRFANDPVPAGARAVLDERPIVTDITMVKSGITGRGHDCEVRKAIGNGAELAAETGMTRTAASVLELDREGVYEDAIAVVGNAPTAALALADCIEQGTRPAVVVATPVGFVKAAESRQRLRDVVGEYDVPAVTNVGRRGGSGLAAGLTNEFVHVASDVRSGETTLDALEAGEL; the protein is encoded by the coding sequence ATGACGACTGATCGAAACGGACGACGGATCGCCACGGACGGCGGCGAGGAGTTCGAGGAGTACGCCGATCTGGGCGCGACAACCGCGGACGCCATGGCGATCGCGGAGACGAGCATGGACCGGGTTCACGAGCTCGTCCCGCAGGAGCGGCCGAACGATCGATTGCGGGCCAAGTCGGTCCACGCCACCGGCGATTCCGAGTTCCAGTACCTGATGCGCTTCGCGAACGATCCGGTGCCCGCGGGTGCGCGGGCCGTCCTCGACGAGCGGCCGATCGTCACCGACATCACGATGGTGAAATCGGGGATCACCGGCCGCGGCCACGACTGCGAGGTGCGCAAAGCGATCGGCAACGGTGCCGAACTCGCTGCCGAGACTGGGATGACCCGAACAGCGGCGAGCGTCCTTGAACTCGACAGAGAAGGCGTCTACGAGGATGCCATCGCAGTCGTGGGGAACGCGCCGACGGCGGCGCTCGCGCTGGCCGACTGCATCGAGCAGGGAACTCGTCCCGCAGTAGTGGTCGCGACGCCGGTCGGCTTCGTCAAGGCCGCAGAGAGCCGACAGCGGTTGCGGGACGTCGTGGGGGAGTACGATGTCCCGGCGGTCACCAACGTCGGCCGACGGGGCGGCTCCGGGCTCGCAGCCGGGTTGACAAACGAGTTCGTCCACGTCGCTAGCGACGTTCGGAGCGGCGAGACGACGCTAGACGCGCTCGAGGCGGGAGAGCTGTGA
- a CDS encoding cobalt-precorrin-7 (C(5))-methyltransferase produces the protein MSDDEYDLDSGPDPAEYAATSPEPPEQEDGTDPVHAVGIGPGNSEYLVPRGERAIREADVVVGFETVVEFVGDLTDADLLTCGYRDEAAALTEFADRVTAGERGTAVLMGDPNHSGYQFVGKVERAVDEATDGGVDLRVVPGISSLQVAASYGRTPMEDTTFVTLHKSGDLAADLARLRQDVGERHLLVLPRPFDWMPGDIAANLLKHGGQVDDTALVLERLTHDDQSITRTTLGALAEHAGGSGPEETPFSDLSVLAVRR, from the coding sequence GTGAGCGACGACGAGTACGACCTCGATTCCGGTCCCGACCCGGCCGAATACGCGGCCACATCGCCGGAACCGCCGGAGCAAGAGGATGGCACCGATCCGGTTCACGCGGTCGGAATCGGTCCCGGTAACTCGGAGTACCTCGTCCCCCGCGGCGAGCGTGCGATCCGCGAGGCCGACGTCGTGGTCGGCTTCGAGACCGTCGTCGAGTTCGTCGGCGATCTGACGGATGCCGACCTGCTGACCTGCGGCTATCGGGACGAGGCGGCCGCACTGACCGAGTTCGCCGACCGTGTCACCGCGGGCGAGCGCGGGACCGCCGTGCTGATGGGCGATCCGAACCACTCGGGCTACCAGTTCGTCGGGAAAGTAGAGCGGGCGGTCGACGAGGCGACCGACGGCGGAGTCGATCTCCGGGTCGTCCCCGGAATCTCCTCGTTGCAGGTTGCCGCGAGCTACGGCCGGACGCCGATGGAAGACACGACCTTCGTCACGCTGCACAAGAGCGGCGACCTCGCCGCGGACCTCGCCCGCCTCCGGCAAGACGTCGGCGAGCGCCACCTCCTCGTCCTCCCGCGTCCGTTCGACTGGATGCCCGGCGACATCGCGGCCAACCTGCTCAAGCACGGCGGGCAGGTCGACGATACCGCGCTCGTCCTCGAACGGCTCACACACGACGATCAGTCGATCACGCGGACGACGCTCGGGGCGCTGGCGGAGCACGCGGGCGGCAGCGGGCCGGAAGAAACCCCGTTCTCCGATCTCTCAGTGCTCGCGGTGCGGCGGTAG
- a CDS encoding glycoside hydrolase family 13 protein, which produces MDNTAVDREWWKEAVVYQIYPRSFNDSDGDGIGDLQGITERVEYLDDLGVDVVWLCPVYGSPMADNGYDISDYRSIHPEFGSIEDWEELLAELHAHDIRLVMDLVVNHTSDEHEWFQQSRRREAGYENYYYWRDGDVNENGDPVPPNNWGSFMGGSAWSYDEVREQWYLHIFDEKQPDLNWRTPEVREAVADLVNWWLDKGIDGFRIDAIHFISKPEGLPDATGDREPTGVELYGHGPRIHEYLRELHERTFANYDAMTVAEMADTTVEMADDYLGESGDGLDMIFHFEHMYMDNGPRGRWDPERWGDWELTELKEIMRRWQADLTDDGWNAQYLGNHDQPRIVSRFGDDDEFHRESATLLATFLLTSRGTPFIYQGEEIGMTNAEWPTIDDLDDPMTIGAIEDLIEAGEIEGYDEVREFVEYMTRDNARTPMQWDDSENAGFTDGEPWLPLNGNYPAINVEKARAQQGSIRQYYRRLIDLRAAEDALVYGDFELLAPDHDQLFAYTRTGTEGTFLIVLNWSAEPAVFEGASVDTTPESIVTSNYEESPRDPAGATLRPYEAVVYRL; this is translated from the coding sequence ATGGACAACACAGCGGTCGACCGCGAGTGGTGGAAGGAGGCGGTCGTCTACCAGATCTATCCGCGCAGTTTCAACGACTCGGACGGCGACGGGATCGGCGACCTGCAGGGGATCACCGAGCGCGTCGAGTATCTTGACGACCTCGGCGTCGACGTCGTCTGGCTCTGTCCGGTCTACGGGTCGCCGATGGCCGACAACGGCTACGACATCAGCGACTACCGGTCGATCCATCCCGAGTTCGGCTCGATCGAGGACTGGGAGGAGTTGCTTGCCGAGCTCCACGCTCACGACATTCGGCTGGTGATGGATCTCGTGGTCAACCACACCTCGGACGAACACGAGTGGTTCCAGCAGTCCCGCCGTCGAGAGGCAGGCTACGAGAACTACTACTACTGGCGCGACGGCGATGTGAACGAAAACGGTGATCCCGTCCCGCCGAACAACTGGGGCTCGTTCATGGGCGGGTCGGCCTGGAGCTACGACGAGGTACGCGAGCAGTGGTATCTGCACATCTTCGACGAGAAACAGCCCGATCTGAACTGGCGCACCCCCGAGGTGCGCGAGGCGGTCGCCGACCTCGTGAACTGGTGGCTCGACAAGGGGATCGACGGCTTCCGGATCGACGCGATCCACTTCATCTCCAAGCCGGAGGGGCTTCCCGACGCCACCGGGGACCGCGAACCGACCGGCGTCGAACTGTACGGCCACGGCCCACGCATCCACGAGTACCTGCGCGAACTCCACGAGCGGACCTTCGCGAACTACGATGCGATGACCGTCGCGGAGATGGCCGATACCACCGTCGAGATGGCCGACGACTACCTCGGCGAGAGCGGCGACGGGCTCGACATGATCTTTCACTTCGAGCATATGTACATGGACAACGGCCCGCGCGGACGCTGGGATCCGGAGAGGTGGGGCGACTGGGAGCTCACCGAGCTCAAAGAGATCATGCGCCGCTGGCAGGCCGATCTCACCGACGACGGCTGGAACGCCCAGTACCTCGGCAACCACGATCAGCCCCGCATCGTCTCGCGCTTTGGCGACGACGACGAGTTCCACAGGGAGAGCGCAACACTGCTCGCTACCTTCCTGCTGACGAGTCGTGGGACACCCTTTATTTATCAGGGCGAGGAGATCGGCATGACCAACGCCGAGTGGCCCACGATCGACGACCTCGACGACCCCATGACGATCGGCGCGATTGAGGATCTGATCGAGGCCGGCGAGATCGAGGGCTACGACGAGGTCCGCGAGTTCGTCGAGTACATGACCCGGGACAACGCCCGGACGCCGATGCAGTGGGACGACTCCGAGAACGCCGGGTTCACAGACGGCGAGCCGTGGCTCCCGCTCAACGGGAACTATCCGGCGATCAACGTCGAAAAAGCGCGAGCGCAGCAGGGATCGATCCGGCAGTACTATCGCCGGCTGATCGACCTGCGGGCTGCCGAGGACGCGCTCGTCTACGGCGACTTCGAGCTCTTGGCCCCCGATCACGACCAGCTCTTTGCCTACACCCGAACCGGCACGGAGGGGACGTTCCTGATCGTGCTCAACTGGTCGGCCGAGCCGGCCGTTTTCGAGGGGGCGAGTGTCGACACCACGCCGGAATCGATCGTCACGAGCAACTACGAGGAGTCGCCGCGCGATCCGGCTGGCGCGACACTGCGACCGTACGAGGCGGTCGTCTACCGGCTCTGA